The following proteins come from a genomic window of Methanocella conradii HZ254:
- a CDS encoding tRNA pseudouridine(54/55) synthase Pus10, whose product MTIIEMAKCILKEGPICDSCLGRQFGKLSTGLTNAQRGFAIKVALSMQAAADGDMEAQNLLATSFLPARKVLGIEAQDEECWLCRGLFQDLKNIEKWADRCIEAAKGFEYDTLLVGTKVPPIYSEKEEVLWAECGLTHAEPLKAELNREVGKAVSIKAGKEVDFKRPDVVFTIDLAKDMVEMKANSLFIYGRYNKYVRDIPQTRWPCRECGGKGVKGEAICQHCGGTGKMYPTSVEEQISHEVKLAFNAEDGVLHGAGREDIDARMLGEGRPFIMEVVSPRTRWVDLESLEQRINAYASGRVSVSGLHYVDKSAVREIKSIKPDKTYRLKVIYNDALSIETLKSSLAILSGAAICQRTPERVLHRRADLERRRRVYDITLEELNEAEKYFIITVRCEGGLYVKELVSGDKGRTSPSLSALLGRECRVAELDVISVEGGISWQDHMAKERRPGTSSQRR is encoded by the coding sequence ATGACTATCATCGAAATGGCGAAGTGCATCCTTAAGGAGGGCCCCATCTGCGATAGCTGCCTGGGCAGGCAGTTCGGCAAGCTGTCGACGGGCTTAACGAACGCACAGCGCGGCTTCGCCATCAAGGTCGCCCTTTCGATGCAGGCGGCCGCTGATGGCGACATGGAGGCTCAAAATCTATTGGCCACGTCGTTTCTGCCGGCCAGGAAGGTCCTGGGCATTGAGGCTCAGGACGAGGAGTGCTGGCTCTGCAGGGGATTATTCCAGGATTTAAAAAATATCGAAAAATGGGCTGACAGGTGTATCGAGGCCGCAAAGGGCTTTGAGTACGACACGCTGCTCGTGGGCACGAAGGTGCCGCCCATCTACTCTGAAAAGGAGGAGGTGCTCTGGGCCGAGTGCGGCCTCACCCATGCCGAGCCCCTGAAGGCGGAGCTGAACCGCGAAGTGGGGAAAGCCGTATCCATTAAGGCGGGCAAAGAAGTGGACTTCAAGAGGCCCGACGTCGTCTTCACCATCGACCTCGCTAAAGATATGGTGGAGATGAAGGCTAACTCGTTATTCATATATGGCCGCTATAACAAGTACGTCCGGGACATCCCGCAAACGAGGTGGCCGTGCAGGGAATGCGGCGGAAAAGGGGTAAAGGGCGAGGCCATATGCCAGCATTGTGGGGGCACGGGCAAGATGTACCCGACGTCCGTTGAGGAGCAGATAAGCCACGAGGTAAAGCTGGCCTTTAATGCGGAGGACGGCGTGCTTCACGGGGCAGGCAGGGAGGACATAGACGCCCGCATGCTCGGGGAGGGGAGGCCGTTCATCATGGAGGTCGTCAGCCCCCGCACCCGATGGGTGGACCTCGAAAGCCTGGAGCAAAGGATAAACGCCTACGCCTCGGGCAGGGTATCGGTTTCAGGCCTTCATTACGTTGATAAAAGTGCAGTCAGGGAAATAAAAAGCATAAAGCCCGATAAGACTTACAGGCTTAAAGTTATATACAATGACGCTCTTTCAATAGAAACGCTTAAATCTTCGCTGGCTATCCTATCTGGCGCGGCCATATGCCAGCGGACGCCCGAAAGGGTCCTGCACCGAAGGGCTGACCTTGAGAGAAGGCGCAGGGTATATGATATAACGCTTGAAGAGCTAAACGAAGCGGAGAAGTATTTCATCATAACCGTCCGGTGCGAAGGCGGGCTTTACGTGAAAGAGCTCGTATCCGGCGATAAAGGCCGGACAAGCCCGTCCCTCTCGGCCCTGCTGGGCAGGGAGTGCCGCGTCGCAGAGCTGGACGTTATAAGCGTCGAAGGAGGAATATCATGGCAAGATCACATGGCGAAAGAAAGAAGACCAGGTACAAGTTCACAAAGGCGCTAA
- a CDS encoding 50S ribosomal protein L21e, which translates to MARSHGERKKTRYKFTKALRERGLSPVSRAVQEFEVGQKVHIDIDPSVHKGMPYRRFQGRTCTVIGTRGRAYILEMYDGGLRKEIIARPQHLKPQKGQ; encoded by the coding sequence ATGGCAAGATCACATGGCGAAAGAAAGAAGACCAGGTACAAGTTCACAAAGGCGCTAAGGGAGCGGGGACTCTCGCCCGTAAGCCGTGCAGTCCAGGAGTTCGAGGTCGGGCAGAAGGTCCACATCGACATCGACCCGAGCGTCCACAAGGGCATGCCATATCGCCGCTTCCAGGGCAGGACTTGCACTGTCATCGGGACCCGCGGTAGGGCCTACATACTTGAGATGTACGACGGCGGCCTCAGGAAGGAGATCATCGCCCGCCCACAGCACCTCAAGCCCCAGAAAGGCCAGTAA
- a CDS encoding RNA polymerase Rpb4 family protein produces MIIKKVESEELLTLPEVRDILNRIKEEREKAGQELRYEQKRAVEHANLFAKVGAKESRDMVNELLTLEKMKLDIAVKIANLCPRTKDELRAIYAKERFTLSEAELKAILDIVGKYIQA; encoded by the coding sequence ATGATAATAAAGAAGGTAGAGAGCGAGGAGCTATTAACGCTCCCCGAGGTCAGGGATATCCTTAACCGTATCAAGGAAGAGCGGGAAAAGGCGGGCCAGGAGCTGCGCTACGAGCAGAAGCGTGCCGTGGAGCACGCCAACCTTTTTGCCAAGGTTGGCGCAAAGGAGTCCAGGGACATGGTTAACGAGCTTCTTACCCTCGAGAAGATGAAGCTGGACATAGCGGTGAAGATAGCAAACCTGTGCCCGCGCACGAAGGATGAGCTTCGGGCTATATACGCTAAGGAGAGGTTTACGCTTAGCGAGGCAGAGCTTAAGGCCATACTGGATATCGTAGGTAAATATATCCAGGCTTAA
- a CDS encoding DUF655 domain-containing protein, protein MPMTHTTDIKEEYAYILDFLPTGHAEDTRPIHLRKPLAQALGAEHFILLELSVKEGARVEIESKVFVGKGERDIVKHVEKRLKYDELTPSAKVELPYIIEKIVRENEAKYVEFFNTAQPITTRLHMLELLPGIGKKMMWAIIDERKKGKFRSFAEIEARIKGLHHPEKLIAKRIEQEIQDEQLKYRMFAR, encoded by the coding sequence ATGCCGATGACCCATACTACTGATATTAAAGAAGAATACGCCTATATCCTGGACTTTCTCCCCACCGGGCACGCCGAGGACACGAGGCCGATACACTTGCGTAAGCCGCTGGCCCAGGCGCTTGGCGCGGAGCACTTCATATTGCTTGAGCTGAGCGTCAAGGAGGGCGCGAGGGTGGAGATCGAGAGCAAGGTGTTCGTTGGCAAGGGGGAGAGGGATATTGTCAAGCACGTCGAGAAGAGGCTGAAGTATGACGAGCTGACCCCGAGCGCTAAGGTCGAGCTGCCGTACATTATCGAGAAGATCGTCAGGGAGAACGAGGCTAAGTACGTGGAGTTCTTCAACACGGCGCAGCCTATCACGACGAGGCTGCACATGCTGGAGCTGTTGCCGGGCATCGGCAAGAAGATGATGTGGGCGATAATAGACGAACGCAAGAAGGGAAAGTTCAGGAGCTTTGCGGAAATTGAGGCCCGCATTAAGGGCCTGCACCACCCGGAGAAGCTTATCGCCAAGCGGATTGAGCAGGAGATTCAGGACGAGCAGCTTAAGTACAGGATGTTTGCCCGGTAA
- the rsmA gene encoding 16S rRNA (adenine(1518)-N(6)/adenine(1519)-N(6))-dimethyltransferase RsmA: protein MSASIKPDKRKDQHFLIDRDVLRKIVDFADIHGNEDVLEIGAGPGNLTELLAQRARHVYSIEIDPALASLLEERFKDSNVTIIMGNALKVAFPRFDKVVANLPYSISSEVTFKLLRHDFRLGILMYQREFARRMMAKVGESEYSRLSVGVQYFADVEVLMKVPPRAFIPPPEVESAVVKLTPRPASYSVKDRGLFMGLVTAAFMGRRKRLRNALAKGEHVVGITNMKELTLKLPQDLMEMRAEEVSPEEYARLADLLCELRGHEHQDIPG from the coding sequence ATGTCCGCCAGCATTAAGCCCGATAAGCGCAAAGATCAACATTTTTTAATTGACAGGGATGTTTTGCGTAAAATCGTTGATTTTGCGGATATTCATGGGAATGAGGATGTCTTAGAGATTGGCGCCGGCCCGGGGAACCTGACGGAGCTACTTGCCCAAAGGGCTCGCCACGTCTATTCCATTGAAATTGACCCCGCGCTGGCCTCTCTCCTGGAGGAGCGGTTCAAGGACTCAAACGTCACTATTATCATGGGTAATGCGCTGAAGGTGGCGTTTCCTCGCTTTGATAAGGTTGTGGCGAACCTGCCTTACTCGATATCTTCTGAGGTTACGTTTAAGCTGCTGAGGCACGATTTCAGGCTTGGCATACTTATGTATCAGCGGGAGTTCGCCAGGAGGATGATGGCGAAGGTGGGGGAATCTGAGTATTCGCGGCTCTCTGTGGGCGTGCAGTATTTTGCCGATGTGGAGGTGTTGATGAAGGTGCCGCCTCGAGCTTTTATTCCGCCGCCCGAGGTGGAGTCCGCAGTCGTGAAGCTTACGCCGAGGCCAGCCTCGTATTCGGTCAAGGATAGGGGCCTGTTTATGGGCCTGGTGACGGCCGCCTTTATGGGTAGGCGTAAGCGGCTCAGGAATGCCCTCGCCAAGGGAGAGCACGTCGTGGGCATTACAAACATGAAGGAGCTTACGTTAAAGCTGCCGCAGGACTTGATGGAGATGCGGGCCGAAGAGGTGTCGCCGGAAGAGTATGCAAGGCTGGCCGACCTCTTGTGCGAGTTGAGAGGGCATGAGCATCAGGATATACCGGGATAA
- a CDS encoding HemK2/MTQ2 family protein methyltransferase: MSIRIYRDKEFELLDEVYDPGEDSFLLVEAALNEARPCDKVLEVGTGCGIVSLFVKEVAASVVATDISPHACRNARLNGVPVVRTDLFSGICGRFDLVVFNPPYLPTPPEERLSSWLNRAFDGGPTGRKEVSRFLADIDRILAPGGRILTVISTLTGIDETKRMFEERGFKAEQVSSEKVPFERLVVLKCIR, translated from the coding sequence ATGAGCATCAGGATATACCGGGATAAGGAGTTTGAGCTGCTTGACGAGGTCTATGACCCTGGCGAGGACTCCTTTTTGCTGGTAGAGGCGGCTCTGAATGAGGCGCGCCCGTGCGATAAGGTGCTGGAAGTTGGCACGGGCTGTGGCATCGTTTCGCTGTTTGTAAAAGAGGTAGCTGCCAGCGTTGTGGCGACCGACATAAGCCCTCACGCATGCAGGAATGCCAGGCTTAATGGCGTTCCAGTGGTCAGGACGGACCTCTTTAGCGGGATATGCGGCAGGTTCGACCTCGTTGTTTTTAACCCGCCGTACCTGCCGACTCCGCCGGAGGAGCGGCTTAGCTCGTGGCTGAACCGGGCCTTTGACGGCGGCCCCACTGGAAGGAAAGAGGTCTCGCGCTTTCTAGCGGACATCGACCGCATACTGGCCCCTGGTGGGCGCATCCTTACTGTAATCTCTACGCTGACGGGCATCGACGAGACCAAAAGGATGTTCGAGGAGCGCGGCTTCAAGGCAGAACAGGTTTCCAGCGAAAAGGTGCCCTTCGAGAGGCTCGTCGTATTAAAATGCATAAGATAG
- a CDS encoding NAD(P)H-hydrate dehydratase, which produces MTVEEMRALEANSDYFGVTYGMLMENAGRKAAESIIALYKKCRVLVVCGTGNNGGDGAVVARLLVNAGYNVMVILLGRVGQVKPGPALVNLEIARGMDIPVIEAATPGQIPEEAFAECDLIVDAILGTGFHGIPREPARTAIRLINESKAHKVSLDLPSGLDANTGECVECVCPDLVIAFHAPKKGLERYRVEVVDIGIPEKALTHTGPGDLIGLKTRSDFVEKGGGGRLLVIGGGPYTGAPTFTALAAYRSGAEIVTVAAPRRAASIIASFSPDLIVRPLSHEDFIVREDIPTLKKLIERHHAVAVGMGLGREPETLAAVKEILPLCERVVIDADALQPDMPLHGIITPNVHEFERLSGEHLGPNDDAAEKVKAFSAKNGLVTLWKGSPAVVSDGNVAKVNSTGNAGMAVGGAGDVLAGIVGAFYCRNPAYKSACAAAFISGAAGDMAFEDKGYGMMASDMLNMIPYAVKKYWPRKEK; this is translated from the coding sequence GTGACTGTCGAGGAGATGCGGGCCCTGGAGGCCAACTCCGACTATTTTGGCGTGACATATGGAATGCTCATGGAAAACGCCGGCCGGAAGGCCGCAGAGTCCATCATCGCCCTTTATAAAAAATGCAGGGTGCTCGTCGTCTGCGGCACAGGGAATAATGGAGGCGATGGGGCGGTAGTGGCCAGGCTGCTTGTGAACGCTGGCTACAATGTGATGGTCATCCTGCTTGGCAGGGTGGGCCAGGTAAAGCCCGGCCCGGCCCTGGTTAACCTGGAGATAGCCCGTGGGATGGATATCCCCGTGATTGAGGCGGCCACGCCGGGCCAGATCCCTGAGGAGGCGTTCGCGGAGTGCGACCTGATAGTAGATGCTATATTAGGTACAGGCTTCCACGGCATTCCCAGGGAGCCTGCCAGGACTGCCATACGATTGATAAATGAGAGCAAAGCCCATAAAGTGTCGCTGGACCTGCCGAGCGGCCTGGACGCGAATACTGGCGAATGCGTCGAGTGCGTATGCCCGGACCTCGTGATAGCCTTCCACGCCCCGAAAAAGGGGCTTGAGCGCTACCGTGTAGAAGTGGTGGATATTGGCATACCGGAGAAGGCGCTCACCCATACCGGCCCTGGAGACTTAATCGGGCTGAAGACGCGGAGCGATTTCGTGGAAAAAGGTGGTGGAGGGCGTTTACTTGTCATCGGAGGAGGCCCCTACACGGGTGCGCCCACTTTCACCGCATTGGCTGCCTACCGCTCCGGCGCGGAGATTGTCACGGTTGCCGCGCCCAGGAGGGCCGCTAGCATAATAGCATCTTTTTCGCCCGACCTTATCGTGAGGCCGCTCTCCCATGAGGACTTCATTGTTAGAGAGGATATACCTACGCTTAAAAAGCTTATCGAGAGACACCACGCCGTGGCGGTGGGCATGGGCCTTGGGAGGGAGCCTGAGACGCTGGCGGCCGTTAAGGAGATACTTCCATTGTGCGAGAGGGTTGTCATAGACGCTGATGCGTTGCAGCCCGATATGCCCCTGCATGGCATCATCACCCCTAACGTTCATGAGTTCGAGAGGCTGAGCGGTGAGCATCTGGGGCCGAATGATGATGCGGCCGAAAAAGTAAAGGCGTTTTCGGCAAAAAATGGCCTGGTCACGCTATGGAAGGGCAGCCCTGCGGTCGTTAGCGACGGCAACGTGGCGAAGGTGAACAGTACGGGTAACGCTGGAATGGCGGTCGGCGGCGCCGGGGACGTCCTGGCCGGGATCGTTGGGGCCTTCTATTGTCGCAACCCCGCATATAAGTCTGCCTGTGCCGCGGCCTTCATAAGCGGGGCCGCGGGCGACATGGCCTTCGAGGATAAGGGGTATGGAATGATGGCCTCTGATATGTTGAACATGATACCTTATGCTGTGAAGAAGTACTGGCCGAGAAAGGAAAAATAG
- the moaC gene encoding cyclic pyranopterin monophosphate synthase MoaC — protein sequence MRSSDFTHVEGDRVRMVDVGAKEDVVRTARASGIIRLTRQTMDLIKTGSVKKGNVLATARIAAIQAAKHTWETIPLCHQIPITGIDVDFEVGDTTIKATAEVRSVGKTGVEMEALCAVSTALLTIWDMVKAVEKDETGNYPETRISDIIVEKKVKEQPGKR from the coding sequence ATGCGTTCCAGCGATTTCACCCATGTCGAGGGCGACAGGGTCAGGATGGTAGACGTGGGGGCCAAGGAGGACGTCGTCCGCACGGCCAGGGCAAGCGGCATCATACGATTAACCAGGCAAACTATGGATTTAATAAAGACGGGCAGCGTTAAGAAGGGGAATGTCTTGGCGACGGCCAGGATTGCGGCCATCCAGGCTGCCAAGCACACGTGGGAGACGATACCTCTTTGCCACCAGATCCCGATCACTGGAATCGACGTGGACTTTGAGGTTGGCGATACGACCATAAAGGCCACCGCCGAGGTGCGCTCGGTGGGCAAGACGGGCGTGGAGATGGAGGCGCTCTGCGCCGTGAGCACTGCGCTGCTAACCATATGGGACATGGTTAAAGCCGTCGAGAAGGACGAGACCGGCAATTACCCGGAGACGCGTATTTCAGACATCATTGTGGAAAAAAAGGTCAAGGAGCAGCCTGGTAAGCGATGA
- a CDS encoding RNA methyltransferase, protein MMSVRVVLVEPRYEGNVGAVCRVMKNFGFSELFLVKPCGLGDFAKAMSMHARDVLESARIVDTFEEALEGVDIAIATTGKPGARLAGHVRHPYFNPKELREMLEDKAGTAALVFGREDRGLTNDTLERCDIVAYIPTSKEYPIMNLSQAVAIFMYELSGFKGGRVALASRELMDVFYSHYEGLLDDIGYPEHKKGRTMTMLRRIYGRAMLNEREYYTMMGVLHEIELALERARKHG, encoded by the coding sequence ATGATGTCGGTCCGCGTTGTTCTGGTGGAGCCCAGGTATGAAGGCAACGTGGGCGCCGTCTGCCGGGTGATGAAGAACTTCGGGTTTAGCGAGCTCTTTTTGGTAAAGCCGTGCGGGCTTGGCGACTTCGCGAAGGCCATGTCCATGCACGCCCGCGACGTACTCGAGTCGGCCCGCATCGTGGACACGTTTGAGGAGGCGCTTGAAGGCGTTGATATCGCCATTGCGACCACCGGTAAGCCCGGGGCCAGGCTTGCTGGCCATGTGAGGCATCCATATTTTAACCCGAAAGAGCTTCGGGAGATGCTCGAGGATAAAGCGGGCACTGCGGCGCTCGTTTTTGGAAGGGAGGACCGTGGCCTGACCAACGATACGCTGGAGAGGTGCGACATCGTCGCATACATCCCTACCTCTAAAGAGTACCCAATAATGAACCTGTCTCAGGCTGTGGCCATATTCATGTACGAGCTTTCAGGCTTTAAGGGCGGCAGGGTCGCCCTTGCAAGCCGTGAATTGATGGACGTCTTTTATAGCCATTATGAAGGGCTATTGGACGATATAGGGTATCCCGAGCATAAGAAGGGCAGGACCATGACTATGCTGAGGCGCATCTATGGCAGGGCGATGCTCAACGAGCGGGAGTACTATACGATGATGGGCGTCCTTCATGAGATAGAGCTGGCCCTGGAGCGGGCCAGGAAACATGGCTAG
- the pscS gene encoding O-phospho-L-seryl-tRNA:Cys-tRNA synthase, which yields MSINLSKFGFIKRDTPRDINLDPLQTGGVLTPEARHALQEWGDEYSVCDYCGGALDEIKTPPIYDFVHKALPEFLGCDHVRITNGAREAKFAVMHSICKEGDWVVMDGNAHYSSLVAAQRARLNVKLVEKTPAPEYKITLEKYAQAIEEVKRETGRPPALALLTYPDGNYGNLADVKAISRLVHDNGIPFLVNGAYAIGRMPFNAKELGADFVAGSGHKSMSASGPIGVLGVSEEYAPIVLEKSKTHKTKEIELLGCTARGATIMTMIASFPAVYERARPENWQKEVENARWLSAQLENLGLRQMGDKPHNHDLMFFEAMPLYEISQKTDRYFLYREMKARSIHGIKPGLTKNFKISTFGVGREKLGIVADAFKEIIKKYNAC from the coding sequence ATGTCTATTAACCTGTCAAAGTTTGGATTCATTAAGCGTGATACTCCCAGAGATATAAACCTTGACCCCCTACAGACTGGTGGCGTACTCACGCCCGAGGCGAGGCATGCCCTACAGGAGTGGGGCGATGAGTACTCGGTATGCGATTATTGTGGCGGCGCGCTTGATGAGATAAAGACGCCCCCAATATACGATTTCGTGCACAAGGCGCTGCCCGAGTTTTTGGGATGCGACCATGTGCGCATCACCAATGGCGCACGGGAGGCCAAGTTCGCGGTAATGCATTCTATTTGCAAGGAGGGGGATTGGGTCGTCATGGATGGGAATGCACACTATTCATCTCTGGTGGCGGCCCAGCGTGCCCGCCTTAACGTTAAGCTTGTGGAAAAGACTCCTGCCCCTGAGTATAAGATCACGCTTGAGAAGTACGCCCAGGCCATCGAGGAGGTAAAGCGTGAAACGGGGAGGCCGCCGGCGCTAGCCCTCCTCACCTATCCGGACGGCAATTATGGCAACCTTGCGGACGTGAAGGCGATATCAAGGCTTGTGCACGATAATGGCATACCATTCCTCGTGAACGGCGCCTACGCAATAGGCAGGATGCCATTCAACGCAAAAGAGCTCGGCGCAGACTTCGTGGCGGGCAGCGGCCACAAGTCCATGTCGGCCTCCGGGCCAATCGGCGTATTAGGGGTAAGCGAAGAATACGCCCCCATAGTGCTCGAAAAGTCGAAAACGCACAAGACAAAGGAGATCGAGCTGCTCGGCTGCACGGCCCGCGGGGCCACGATAATGACCATGATCGCATCATTTCCTGCCGTATACGAGCGCGCCAGGCCGGAAAACTGGCAAAAAGAGGTCGAAAACGCAAGATGGCTTTCCGCGCAGCTCGAAAATCTGGGCCTCAGGCAGATGGGGGACAAGCCTCACAACCATGACCTCATGTTCTTCGAGGCAATGCCCCTCTACGAGATATCCCAAAAAACCGACCGCTACTTCCTATACCGCGAGATGAAGGCCCGCAGCATCCACGGGATAAAGCCAGGCCTCACTAAGAATTTTAAGATAAGCACCTTTGGGGTAGGAAGGGAAAAGCTGGGCATCGTGGCCGACGCCTTCAAGGAAATAATCAAGAAGTACAACGCCTGCTAG
- a CDS encoding FAD-binding protein, with amino-acid sequence MRNVRLYGDNIIVGGGLAGLVAALRLHGDTILLSSGVGATAISSGTFSPLAGDVEAEEWFINLMNATECPYTRGDCATVSRDIKSGIVQASTLIRGRPAFISINEQPEGFLPIEFMRGRSLQEMARILDNDEGSVDALCDALKKARAESILLPPILGISRTDEIRKKLCNVLGVEAGEYAMAPSVLGMRLIRALRKKATQNPRIEMLDIARVERIEDGRVMGKMGTKGKREFMAHADNLFIATGGLLTGFKVEGDSLLEPFTRATVCMDFEADLNEEFLSQHPLMYKGIGEKHFIKGFKNVRALGSTAHGFGLYRALVSGYRAGEGLE; translated from the coding sequence ATGAGAAACGTGAGGCTTTATGGCGATAATATAATCGTTGGCGGCGGGCTCGCAGGCCTTGTGGCCGCATTAAGGCTACACGGAGACACCATTTTATTATCAAGCGGGGTGGGCGCGACCGCAATTTCAAGCGGCACCTTCTCTCCTCTAGCTGGAGACGTCGAAGCTGAAGAATGGTTTATAAACTTGATGAATGCCACGGAGTGCCCCTACACAAGGGGTGACTGCGCTACAGTTTCACGGGATATAAAAAGCGGCATCGTCCAGGCATCCACATTAATCAGGGGCCGACCTGCTTTTATATCAATTAATGAACAGCCTGAGGGGTTCTTACCCATAGAATTCATGAGGGGCCGCTCGCTACAGGAGATGGCAAGAATACTGGACAATGATGAGGGCAGCGTCGACGCTTTATGCGACGCCTTAAAAAAGGCCAGGGCAGAAAGCATTCTATTGCCGCCCATACTGGGAATCTCGAGGACTGATGAGATACGGAAAAAACTATGTAATGTTTTAGGCGTGGAAGCTGGCGAGTATGCCATGGCACCCTCAGTCCTTGGGATGAGGCTGATACGAGCATTAAGAAAAAAGGCTACACAAAACCCCCGCATCGAAATGCTAGATATAGCGAGGGTCGAGCGAATCGAAGATGGACGAGTGATGGGAAAGATGGGGACCAAGGGCAAGCGGGAATTCATGGCGCATGCCGATAACCTTTTCATCGCTACGGGAGGCCTGCTGACAGGCTTTAAAGTTGAGGGCGACAGCCTGCTCGAGCCGTTTACAAGGGCAACCGTATGTATGGACTTCGAGGCAGACCTGAATGAGGAGTTTCTTTCGCAACACCCGCTCATGTACAAAGGGATTGGGGAGAAGCATTTCATAAAGGGCTTCAAGAACGTCCGCGCCCTCGGGTCGACTGCGCATGGCTTCGGCCTGTACAGGGCGCTGGTGAGCGGCTACAGGGCGGGTGAAGGCCTTGAGTGA
- a CDS encoding (Fe-S)-binding protein: MKALSENCIKCGVCEMVCPSALSSLRALDMERSAKPPAEVTNCTTCNRCVAACPMGVPITKAIEGMRRSLSTPGYLETLHNISTYGLSVVPGIRLDVSPRRCKTAYFAGCLTNYRLRQIGEAVEYTLRFMGVEFTRIEEVCCGSPLNRIGRFDLAKGMLEKNLRQFRELGVETIITSCPGCTSTLLEYQDEFEVVHYLDVYDSLGIYNVLQKEEYRATLQYPCHLYRNVSPYMMKVAERILKRMCNYVPMEEPDRCCGAGGGVRRNDIGLARFLKQRKAADIRAVSPDVVAVVCPQCSVQLSEDFTAEDLSILVGRSIRHSA; the protein is encoded by the coding sequence GTGAAGGCCTTGAGTGAGAACTGCATCAAGTGTGGCGTCTGCGAGATGGTCTGCCCTTCGGCGTTGAGCTCGCTAAGGGCCCTGGACATGGAGAGGTCGGCAAAGCCCCCCGCCGAGGTCACTAATTGCACCACGTGTAACCGCTGTGTGGCCGCCTGCCCCATGGGCGTCCCGATAACGAAGGCAATAGAGGGCATGCGTAGAAGCCTCTCTACTCCAGGCTACCTGGAGACCCTTCATAATATTTCGACGTATGGCTTATCAGTCGTGCCGGGCATAAGGCTCGACGTAAGCCCGAGGCGCTGTAAGACGGCATACTTTGCAGGCTGCCTCACCAATTACAGGCTGCGCCAGATTGGCGAGGCTGTCGAGTACACGCTGCGCTTCATGGGAGTAGAGTTCACACGTATCGAGGAGGTCTGCTGTGGCTCGCCACTGAACCGCATCGGAAGGTTTGACCTTGCGAAGGGCATGCTTGAGAAAAACCTGCGGCAATTCAGGGAGCTCGGCGTGGAGACCATAATCACTTCGTGTCCTGGATGTACGTCGACGCTGCTGGAATACCAGGACGAGTTTGAGGTAGTCCATTACCTTGACGTGTACGACTCGCTTGGCATTTATAACGTTTTACAAAAAGAGGAATACAGGGCCACGTTGCAATACCCATGCCACCTCTACAGGAACGTATCGCCCTATATGATGAAGGTAGCCGAAAGGATATTGAAGCGGATGTGCAACTATGTGCCCATGGAGGAGCCCGACAGGTGCTGCGGGGCCGGGGGAGGCGTAAGGAGGAACGACATCGGGCTGGCAAGGTTTCTAAAGCAAAGAAAGGCGGCGGATATCAGGGCCGTATCGCCTGACGTGGTGGCGGTCGTCTGTCCGCAGTGCAGCGTCCAGCTTTCCGAGGATTTTACCGCTGAAGACCTGTCGATTTTAGTGGGCAGGAGCATCAGGCATAGCGCGTGA